Genomic DNA from Halorussus rarus:
ACCGCGAGGACGCGGGCTGCTTCCTGTTGTGTCGAACCTCGAACCCCGGCGGCGCCGACGTGCAGGAGCTCAAGCTCGCCGACGGCGACCTGGTCTACGAGCGCGTGGCCGACCTCGCCGCCGAGTGGAGCGCGGCGGGCCACGGCAACGTCGGCCTCGTCGTCGGCGCGACGACGCCCGACGAGCTCCGGGCGGTCCGCGAGCGCGTCCCCGACCTGCCGTTCCTCGTCCCCGGCGTGGGCGCCCAGGGCGGCGACGTCGAGGCGGCCGCGACCTGCGCCACCGCGACCAACGGCGCCGGGCTGGTCAACTCCACCCGGGGCATCATCTTCGCCGGCGAGGGGTCGGACGCGCCGTTCGACGAGGCCGCCGGCGCGGCCGCCCGCGACCTGAAGGAGCAGTTGAACGAGTACCGATAGCCATAATCTCGCCGAGTCCGAACGCCCGGCCGTGACCACCGAGTCGCGCATCTCCAGTCGACCCATCTTCGGCGTCCTCGCGGTCGTCATCGTGCTCGTGGCCGGCGGCATCGGCGCCGTGGTCGGCGCGTCCGGCCAGCAGCGCGCGGTCCCGATGGACCTGTTCGGGCTGGTCTCGTTCCCGATGACGCCGGTCTCGATGGCGGCGTTCGGCATGCTCCTGACGGGGGCCGTGATGGCGGTGCTGTTCTCGCTCGTCAGCGTCGCCTCCCGGTACGACGACGAGGTCGGCGAGCGTGCCTGACGGCTGTCTCGCGGCGCTTGCGGACGAGTGGCACGCCGGCGGAATCTCCTTCCGACCGGCGTGCGACCCCTCGCGCATGCCCGAGACCGCCGTCGAGGAACTGACGACCGAGGCCGAGTGGACCGCCGCGCTCCCGATTCTGCGCCAGCTCTGGACCGACGCCGACGAGTCGTTCGTCCGGTCGTGGGCCGACGAGGACGACTACCGGCTGTTCGGGCTGTTCGTCGGGACCGACGACCCAGACACCTCGTCGGTCGTGGGGGAGCCGCGGGAATCCGACGGGGAACTCGTCGCCGTCGCCGGCGTCTCGGTCCAGCGGGTCCTCCACCACGCCCGCCACGCCTGGATTCACGACTTCGTCGTGGCCGAGGCCCATCGCGGGCAGGGGTACGGCGCGGACCTGCTCGGGTTCGTGGAGTCGTGGGCCGAGGACCGCGACTGCGAGTACGTCGCGCTCGCGGTCCGAAACGGCAACGACGATGCGCTCGGGTTCTACGAGGCAGAGGGGATGGAGCGGTGGGGGTCGGTCGTCGAGACCGAGCTGTGAGCCGGCAGTCACGTCGGGCGTCGCCGCAGGTTTGAACCCTACGCAACTTGAATGGACAGATATGGGAGACGAACAGCTCGGCTTAGCGGGAGCTACGTCCATCGGGCTGGGCGGGATGATCGGTGGCGGGGTCTTCTCGGTACTGGGCGTCGTGGCGACCATCGCGGGGGCGGCGGCGTGGGCGGCGTTCACCGCCGCGAGCCTGATTTCGATGTGCGCGGCCTACTCCTACGTCAAGCTCAACCGACTCGCCGACGCCCGGGGCGGGTCGGTCTCGATGATCGAGGAGTTCGTCGGCAACGCGACGCTGGCGGGCATGGTCGGGTGGACGCTGCTGTTCGGCTACGTCGGCGCGGTCGCGATGTACGCGTTCGCGTTCGGCGGGTTCGCCGCGCAGCTCGTCGGGATGGGGTCGGTGCTCGGCCTCCCGTTCCGGCCGGTCGCGTCGGTGGTCGCGGTCGCGGGGTTCGTCGGGCTGAACGCGGTCGGCGCCCGCGCCACTGGCACCTCCGAGGAGGTGCTCGTCGGGCTGAAGATCGCCATCCTGCTGGTCATCGGCGGGTGGGGCCTCTACTACGGGCACACGGTGAACAGGCTCGCATTCGGCTTCTCGATGGTGACCGACCTCGGGTTCGTGACTGCCGTCGCCATCTCGTTCGTCTCGTTCCAGGGCTGGCAGCTCGTGATGTACGACCAGGACAGCATCCGCGATCCCAAGTCGGTCGTCCCGAAGGCGGTGTACATCTCCATCGTGGGCGCGATAATCATTGACAGCATGATCGCCATCCTCGTCACGAGCCTGGTTTCGACCCAGGCCATCGCCCGGCATCCCGAGATCGCGGTCGCGAAGGCCGTCCGGCCGTTCCTGGGGCACCTCGGGTTCGTCGCGGTGGCGGTCGCGGCGCTGTTCTCGACCGGGAGCGCCATCAACGGCACGCTGTTCAGCGCGGCCAACTTCGCGAAGGGGATGCTCTCGGACGGGTTGCTCCCCGACCGACTGGGCGACGCGTCGGCCGGCGGCGCGCCGGTCCGGACCGTCCTCGTGCTGGGGGCCATCGCGGCCGCGTTCACCGTCTACGGGAGCCTCGACGGCATCACGTCGTTCGGATCGCTGGCGTTCATGGTCGTGTTCGGAGCGATGAGCTACCTGGCGTTCGCTCGGCGCGACGCCGACGAGGTCGACATCAACCCCGCGGTCCCGGCGCTGGGCGTGCTCGGGACCGTGGCGTTCTTCCCGATCCTCCTCTGGCACCTCTACACCGCCCAGCGGGGCGTCTTCTACTCGGTCGTCGGCATCTCGGTCGCCGTGGTCGCGGTCGAACTCCTCTACTTCGAACGTGACGCGCTCGAGGACGGAATACCCGGTATCGGCGAGCACGTCTGATGCGCGCCGACTGGCGTCCCGCCGCCCGGTTCTCCCCGCACAGAACTCGTCGACGCCCCCTTCACTCGATCCGGACCTCGTCGCCGACCGCGACCCCGAACGCGTCGTCGCCCCGGCCGCGGTTGACCGCCAGTTCGACGTTGCCGTGGCTCCCGACCGTGACGAGTCGGTCGCCGGCCGCGAGTTCGGCGTAGGCTCGCGCGACGGGCGCCGGCCGGCCGTTCACCGCGACCGTTTCCTGGCCGTCGAGCAGGTCGCCGGGCAGGTTGGTGACGGCGTTCCCGAAATCGTCCACGACGAGGACCTCGCCGACCGCGGCGCCGTCTTCGAGTTCGGGTTCGGGGAACCCGAGGTCCTCGTACTCGCCGACCGGCGCCACGTCGTCGCGCTCGTGGAACGACGCGACGCCGGTCTCGTGGATTCCGGCGGCGGCGGGAGCGAACACGTCCCGGCCGTGGAAGGTGGTGCTCGCGGTCCGTTCATCGTCGTACTCCACCTCGAACACCTCGACGTCGGCAGTGTCGGCGTCCCCGCCGGCCGCCCGCGCCGCCAGCTCGCGGGCCGCCGGCAGCAGCACGCCGTTGTCCGGGCCGACGAGCGCGTGGTCGCCCGCCCGGACCGCGAGCGCCGCCCGGTCGGTGCCGACGCCGGGGTCGACGACGACGAGGTGGACCGCCGCCGGGAAGTACGGCAGCACCTCCCGGAGCCAGAACGCCGCGGTCCGGACGTCCTGGCGCGGGAAGTCGTGGGCCACGTCGACCAGTCGGGCGTCGGTCCGCTGGAGCATCACGCCCTTCATCGCCGCGGGGTAGGGCGTGCCGAAGTCCGAGGCGAGCGTTATCATGGACGGCGGTTCGACGCCGACCGCAAAAAGCGCACCAGTTCGGGTCGACGGGTCTCCGGACTACTCCCCCTTCGCTTCCGGACCGCTCCCCGTCGCCGTCCTACTCCCCGTTGCTGTCCGAGTCGCTCACGCGCTGGATGCGCTCGATGCCGCCGATCTCCTCGACGACCTCGACCACGGCGTCGGGGACCAGCCGTTCCCAGTCGCCGCCGTCGATCATCCGGTCGCGGACCTCGGTCCCCTCCAGGACCTCCCGGTTGTACATCGGCGACTGGCGGACCTCGACGCCCGCCTCGGTGAACAGCTGGATGACGAGGGGGTTGTTCGAGTAGGCGACGTCGAAGTCCGGGCACATGCTCTGGACGTGGCTGACCCACACCGAGTTGCGGTCGAGGTCCTCGATGGGGACCCCGTAGGTCACGAGGTCGTGGTCGACGAGCGACTTGGTGATCATCATGATGCGCTCGCCGGCCGTGAAGGGGTCGTGCTGGCTGTGGGAGTCGCCGGCGCTCCCGATGCCGAGGACGAGCTCGTCGACCTCCTCGGCGATGCTCTCGACCACGTTGTGGTGGCCGTTGTGGTAGGGCTGGAACCGCCCGATGTAGAACCCGCGGGTCATACGTATCGTTGCGCCGGGAGGTTTTATAAGGGTGACGAGACGGAGCGTCCGCGAGAATCGCCCCGTAGACCGCCGTCGCGTCCGAGTTCGCCGTCGCCGCCTCCGGCGAATCGAGGGAGAAAGTATATCAATTCAGCAGCCCACAATTCAGGTACGTACAGGACAGCTCTATGAGTAAGGACACCGAAAACGAGGCTCCGTCCACGGAGCAGACGACCGAGCAAGACGGCTCGGCGTTCGAGGATCTCGGCAGCGACGTCGAACCCGACGTCACCGACGAGGCCGCTGTCGAGGAGGACCTGCTCGGCGGACTGGAGATCGAGACCACCGAAGAGATCGACATCCCCGACCGACTGGTGGATCAGGTCATCGGGCAGGACCACGCCCGGGACGTGGTCCAGAAGGCGGCCAAACAGCGCCGCCACGTGATGATGATCGGGACGCCCGGGACGGGCAAGTCCATGCTGGCGAAGGCGATGAGCGAACTCCTGCCCAAGGAGGATCTGCAGGACGTGCTCGTCTACCACAACCCCGACGACGGCAACGAACCCAAGGTTCGGACCGTCCCCGCGGGGAAGGGCGAGCAGATCATCGACGCCCACAAGGAGGAGGCCCGCAAGCGAAACCAGATGCGGTCGTTCCTGATGTGGGTCATCATCGCCATCGTGGTGGGGTACTCGCTGCTCATCGCGACCCGGCCGCTGCTGGGCATCCTCGCGGCCGGCGTCATCTACCTCGCGTTCCGCTACGGCTCGCGGGGCAACGACGCGATGATCCCGAACCTGCTGGTCAACCAGGCCGACCAGACCGCCGCGCCGTTCGAGGACGCCACCGGCGCCCACGCTGGCGCCCTGCTCGGCGACGTCCGCCACGACCCCTTCCAGTCCGGCGGGATGGAGACCCCGAGCCACGACCGCGTCGAGGCCGGGGCCATCCACAAGGCCAACAAGGGCGTGCTGTTCGTCGACGAGATCAACACCCTCGACATCCGGTCCCAGCAGAAGCTGATGACCGCGATCCAGGAGGGCGAGTTCTCCATCACGGGCCAGTCCGAGCGCTCCTCGGGCGCGATGGTCCAGACCGAACCCGTCCCCTGCGACTTCATCATGATCGCCGCGGGGAACATGGACGCGATGGAGAACATGCACCCCGCGCTCCGGAGCCGCATCAAGGGGTACGGGTACGAGGTGTACATGGACGACACCATCGACGACACCCCGGAGATGCGCCGGAAGTACACCCGGTTCATCGCCCAGGAGGTCGAGAAGGACGGTCGGCTGCCCCACTTCAACGAGGAGGCGGTCGAGGAGGTCATCCTCGAGGCCCAGCGCCGGTCGGGTCGCAAGGACCACCTCACGCTCAAGCTGCGGGATCTCGGCGGGCTCGTCCGCGTCGCCGGCGACATCGCTCGCGCCGCGAACAAGGACGAGACCACCAGCGAGGACGTGCTGCAGGCCAAGCGCCGCAGCCGCTCCATCGAGCAGCAGGTCGCCGACGACTACATCGAGCGCCGGAAGGACTACGAGCTCACCGTCAACCAGGGCGAGGTCACCGGCCGCGTCAACGGCCTGGCGGTCATGGGCGAGGACTCCGGCATCGTCCTCCCCGTGATGGCCGAGGTCACGCCCTCGCAGGGGCCCGGCCAGGTCATCGCGACCGGCCAGCTCAAGGAGATGGCCGAGGAGGCGGTCCAGAACGTCTCTGCCATCATCAAGAAGTTCAGCGACGAGGACATCTCCGAGAAGGACGTCCACATCCAGTTCGTCCAGGCCGGCCAGCAGGGCGTCGACGGCGACTCGGCGTCCATCACGGTCGCCACCGCGGTCATCTCGGCGCTGGAGGACATCCCGATCCACCAGGACCTCGCCATGACCGGCTCGCTGTCGGTCCGCGGCGACGTGCTGCCGGTCGGGGGCGTCACCCACAAGATCGAGGCCGCCGCGAAGGCTGGTCTCGACCGGGTCATCATCCCGAAGGCCAACGAGGACGACGTGATGATCGAGGACGAGTACGAGGAGCAGATCGAGATCATCCCCGTCTCCCACATCAGCGAAGTGCTCGACGTCGCCCTCGCGGGCGAGGCCGAGAAGGACGGGCTGGTCGACCGGCTCAAGAACATCACCGGCTCCGCGCTCGAGCGCGACGTCGGTCGGTCGGGCACCGGTAGCCCGAGCCCGCAGTAACGCGACGCGGCTCTCTCCGTTCTCCCGTTCTTTCGCGCCGACCAGCGACGGCGCCGCCGTTCCGACGCTGCCAGCTGCGCTGACGTCGGTTCCACCGCGCCTCCCCGCGGTGTGCCACGGATTCCCACGCGCCGGGTGCGATGGACACCTATTTTTGGCTACCTGTCGTAGCGTCGACCATGGGACTCAAGAAGAGCCTCCTCAGCGGTATCGTCGCGTTCGTCGTCGCGAGTATCGTCGCCCGCAAAGTCGGCGGCGAGCGGCTCGGCACCCGCGTCGGGCTGCTGACCGGGAGTTCGGTCGCCGTCAGCACGTGGCTGTCGGGCCGCGGGCGAGCGACCGACGTCGAGTTCGAGGACCCGATCGAGACCGAGTGACGAGCGCGCCTGTCGACCGACTTCGCGACCGCGTGGCGAGTGACCGTGCCCGCAACTGCAGATGACCGACCCCGCGAACGCGGCCGGCGGCGTCCGCCGCGCGGCCGTTCGGAAGTCCCCTTCTTTCGCGTACGGCCGGCACATCGTACCACGCCTCCGGCACGTCGTCTATCTGGCCCTCCAGCACGTCGCCCGCCAGCCGGAGGTGCTCCCCGTCCTCCTCGGACCAGAGCACCGTCCGCTGGAGTCGCTCGAACTTCGGGGCGTCGAGCGGCGGTTCGACCACCGATCCCTTCCCGTCGGTGTAGCCGGGAACGTCGCTCTCGTTCATGCGTCCCTCGCCGACCCCACATCACGATTAGCGCTAACAGTTGGGTAGGGGTTCGGATAGCTCCGGGCATTCCGGCGATGTCGCCGGCAGCGACCGAACCGACGCCACTTTTCCCGTACCCCGCCTACGCCCGGCCATGGACGCACTCGGCGACCTCGTGACCCGCGGCAGACGGAGCGAGGACCCCGCACTGGTCGCGCCCCGCGAGAACCGGCGCTACGACTACCGGCGGTTCTGCAACACCGCGTGGAAGACCGGTAACTTCTGGCGCCGGCGAGGCGTCCACGCGGACGCCACCGTGGCGGTCGCCGACGACCTCGAACCCGAGGCCATCTTCGCGTTCCTCGGGGCCGCGCTGCTCGGCGCGCGGACCCGGTACGGGCTTTCGGAACCCGGTGACGACGGCGGGTCGGACGTCGACGCCCGCATCGTCGTCGCGCCTCACGACGAAGTCGGCGCCTACGCGGTCGCGCCGGGAAGCCAGCGGGTCGCCTACG
This window encodes:
- the pyrF gene encoding orotidine-5'-phosphate decarboxylase, which translates into the protein MTAFFDRLADRIAAVDSVVSVGLDPDEDRLPDEVRDADLPRWEFNRRVVDATADHAAVFKPNAAFYEDPDGWRALEKTVEHAHDAGVPVLLDAKRADIGNTSRQYAKVLDSVDAITLNPFLGRDALAPFLDREDAGCFLLCRTSNPGGADVQELKLADGDLVYERVADLAAEWSAAGHGNVGLVVGATTPDELRAVRERVPDLPFLVPGVGAQGGDVEAAATCATATNGAGLVNSTRGIIFAGEGSDAPFDEAAGAAARDLKEQLNEYR
- a CDS encoding DUF7520 family protein, whose protein sequence is MTTESRISSRPIFGVLAVVIVLVAGGIGAVVGASGQQRAVPMDLFGLVSFPMTPVSMAAFGMLLTGAVMAVLFSLVSVASRYDDEVGERA
- a CDS encoding GNAT family N-acetyltransferase encodes the protein MPDGCLAALADEWHAGGISFRPACDPSRMPETAVEELTTEAEWTAALPILRQLWTDADESFVRSWADEDDYRLFGLFVGTDDPDTSSVVGEPRESDGELVAVAGVSVQRVLHHARHAWIHDFVVAEAHRGQGYGADLLGFVESWAEDRDCEYVALAVRNGNDDALGFYEAEGMERWGSVVETEL
- a CDS encoding APC family permease, producing the protein MGDEQLGLAGATSIGLGGMIGGGVFSVLGVVATIAGAAAWAAFTAASLISMCAAYSYVKLNRLADARGGSVSMIEEFVGNATLAGMVGWTLLFGYVGAVAMYAFAFGGFAAQLVGMGSVLGLPFRPVASVVAVAGFVGLNAVGARATGTSEEVLVGLKIAILLVIGGWGLYYGHTVNRLAFGFSMVTDLGFVTAVAISFVSFQGWQLVMYDQDSIRDPKSVVPKAVYISIVGAIIIDSMIAILVTSLVSTQAIARHPEIAVAKAVRPFLGHLGFVAVAVAALFSTGSAINGTLFSAANFAKGMLSDGLLPDRLGDASAGGAPVRTVLVLGAIAAAFTVYGSLDGITSFGSLAFMVVFGAMSYLAFARRDADEVDINPAVPALGVLGTVAFFPILLWHLYTAQRGVFYSVVGISVAVVAVELLYFERDALEDGIPGIGEHV
- a CDS encoding SAM hydrolase/SAM-dependent halogenase family protein, producing MITLASDFGTPYPAAMKGVMLQRTDARLVDVAHDFPRQDVRTAAFWLREVLPYFPAAVHLVVVDPGVGTDRAALAVRAGDHALVGPDNGVLLPAARELAARAAGGDADTADVEVFEVEYDDERTASTTFHGRDVFAPAAAGIHETGVASFHERDDVAPVGEYEDLGFPEPELEDGAAVGEVLVVDDFGNAVTNLPGDLLDGQETVAVNGRPAPVARAYAELAAGDRLVTVGSHGNVELAVNRGRGDDAFGVAVGDEVRIE
- a CDS encoding nicotinamide-nucleotide adenylyltransferase, yielding MTRGFYIGRFQPYHNGHHNVVESIAEEVDELVLGIGSAGDSHSQHDPFTAGERIMMITKSLVDHDLVTYGVPIEDLDRNSVWVSHVQSMCPDFDVAYSNNPLVIQLFTEAGVEVRQSPMYNREVLEGTEVRDRMIDGGDWERLVPDAVVEVVEEIGGIERIQRVSDSDSNGE
- the lonB gene encoding ATP-dependent protease LonB; the encoded protein is MSKDTENEAPSTEQTTEQDGSAFEDLGSDVEPDVTDEAAVEEDLLGGLEIETTEEIDIPDRLVDQVIGQDHARDVVQKAAKQRRHVMMIGTPGTGKSMLAKAMSELLPKEDLQDVLVYHNPDDGNEPKVRTVPAGKGEQIIDAHKEEARKRNQMRSFLMWVIIAIVVGYSLLIATRPLLGILAAGVIYLAFRYGSRGNDAMIPNLLVNQADQTAAPFEDATGAHAGALLGDVRHDPFQSGGMETPSHDRVEAGAIHKANKGVLFVDEINTLDIRSQQKLMTAIQEGEFSITGQSERSSGAMVQTEPVPCDFIMIAAGNMDAMENMHPALRSRIKGYGYEVYMDDTIDDTPEMRRKYTRFIAQEVEKDGRLPHFNEEAVEEVILEAQRRSGRKDHLTLKLRDLGGLVRVAGDIARAANKDETTSEDVLQAKRRSRSIEQQVADDYIERRKDYELTVNQGEVTGRVNGLAVMGEDSGIVLPVMAEVTPSQGPGQVIATGQLKEMAEEAVQNVSAIIKKFSDEDISEKDVHIQFVQAGQQGVDGDSASITVATAVISALEDIPIHQDLAMTGSLSVRGDVLPVGGVTHKIEAAAKAGLDRVIIPKANEDDVMIEDEYEEQIEIIPVSHISEVLDVALAGEAEKDGLVDRLKNITGSALERDVGRSGTGSPSPQ